GGCGAGATCAGGGCGGATCGGCCCGCGATATAATCGGCGGCGAGCAGGCCCTCCACGGGGACCTTCACATAGTCGGGATCGGCGAGCCAGGCGTCGCGGTCGGCATAGGCGAGGCGGGAGCTTTCGGCGAACAGGTGCCAGGCGACGGGCGAATCCTGGCCCAGTCCGGCCATGTCGAAGCGCTCGATCTGCCGCAGGATCATCAGCACCGCCACGGTGCCGGACGCGGGCGGGCCCATGCCGCAGATGCGATAGCCGCGATAGGCGCCGCAGACCGGCGGCCGCTCCTTCACCTGATAGCTGGCGAGATCGCCGGTGGTCATCTTCGATGGGTTGCGGGCGGCGCCGTTGACGGTGGCGACCAGCTTCTGCGCGGTCGGGCCGACATAGAAGGCGTCGGAGCCGCGCCGGCCGATCATCTCGTAGAAGGCTGCCAGCTCCGGGTTCCTGACCACCGTGCCGACCGGCTTCGCCTGTCCCTCGGGGGTGTAGAGATAGGTGCGGGCCCAGTCGTCGAAGAAGCCGGTGGCCGGCATCCGCGTCAGGAAATTGTTGAAGCGCGGGGTGATCGCCCAGCCGTCGCGGGCGAGCTTCGTGGCGGGCACGAACAGCGTCTTCCATCTGAGCCGGCCATGATCGGCATGGATCGCCTCCATCAGCCGCAGTTCGCCGGGCACGCCGACGCTGCGCCCGCCCGGTACCGCCTGGCGGATCGGCAGCGGCTTGCCGTCGGCGCCGTGGAACCAGCGCGGATCGGCCGCCGCCGGGGCCGCCTCGCGCGCGTCATAGGTGGTGAGCCTGCCGCTGCGCGCGTCGTGATAAACCAGGAAGCCGCCCCCGCCGAGGCCCGAATGGGCCGGCTCGACCACGCCCAGCGCCAGCATCATCGCGATCGCCGCGTCGGCGGCGGTGCCGCCCTTCCTGAGCATCTCGACCCCGGCGGCGGCGGCGCGGGGATCGGCGGCGGAGACCATCGGCTGGGCGCTGGCGACGGTCGTACAGAGGAGGAGCAGGAGGGCGGTTACGATGCGGTGCAGCATGGGGACATGCTTATGCTTTTGGGGCGGCCTCACAACCCCCAATCGTTACCCCAGCGCAGACTGCGGTCCATATCTCTCTTCATCCGAGATGGTATCGGAAGAGGAGACAGACATGGATTCCTGCCTTCGCAGCAATGCCGGTCAATATGGGTTGCCCACCGCATCGCCGATCGTCTGGAACCCATCCCGGTCGAGCAGCTTCACCAGCCCGGCATTGATCCGCTTCGCAAGGCCGGGGCCTTCATAGACCAGCGCCGAATAGAGCTGGACCAGGCTCGCGCCCGCCCGGATGCGGGCATAGGCGTCCTCGGCGCTGGCGATGCCGCCCGCCGCGATCAGCGGTATGGCGCCGCCGGTGGCCTTGCGGAAATCCGCGAGGCGCATTTGCGCCAGCCCGCGCAAAGGCGCGCCGGACAGGCCGCCGCCTTCCTGCCCGTGGCGGCTGCGCAGCGGCGGGCGCGAGATGGTGGTGTTCGACACGATCAGCCCGTCGAGGCGATATCCCCCCGCGATTTCCGCAATATCATCGATGTCGGCGGGTTCCAGATCGGGCGCGACCTTCAGGAAGGTCGGCGGACCGTTGGGCCCGCGCGCCTCCATCACCGCGGCCAGCAGCTCGGTCAGCGCCGCGCGGTCCTGCAGCGCGCGCAGGCCCGGCGTGTTGGGCGAGGAGATGTTGACGGTCAGGTAGCGGGCCACGCCGGCCATCACCCGCACGCCATTGGCATAGTCGGCGATCCGGTCGGCGGCGTCCTTGTTGGCGCCGATGTTGACCCCGACGATGCCGGGCCGGTCGTTGCGGCGCAGCAGCCGTTCGAGCGCCGCCGCCTGGCCGCCATTGTTGAAGCCCATCCGGTTGATCACCGCCCGGTCCTCGACCAGCCGGAACAGGCGGGGGCGCGGATTGCCGGCCTGGGGGAAGGGGGTGAGCGTGCCGACCTCGGTGAAGCCGAAGCCGAGGCCCAGCATCGCGTCGGGCACCTGCGCATCCTTGTCGAAGCCGGCGGCGAGGCCGACCGGATTGGGAAAGCGCAGGCCCGCCACCTCGATCGCAAGCCTTGGGTCGGCGGCGGGGATGCCGAGGCGCGGTTTCAGCCGCAGCGCCCGGATCGTCGCGCGGTGGGCACGCTCGGCCTCGATGGTGAACAGCAGCGGGCGGAGGGCGGCGTAGAGCGACATGGGGGAGGCGCTTAGTCGGTTCGCTGCGATCCGTCACCCCTCCGTCGCCCCCCCGTTTCCGGTGTGTCCGGAGGCGATGGAATAAACCCGGAGCTTGCCGCGTAGGCCGACGCGCACCACCGGAAGGGATGCGCCCGCGCTATGTGCCGGCGTGTCAGGACCCCCCGACACGCCGGATCGGGCCGCCTCCCCAGCCCCAATTGGGGGGCGGCCCCAGCCTGGCTTTGCCGCACCACGGCTTTCCACCCCTTGACCTTGGCCGGTGCCGCGCCCATTTGCCCAATCGGATCGAATCAGTCCGATTGGAAACGAAGCCCGTCATGCGCCTGTCCAGCCTGGCCGACTATGCGGTGGTGATGCTGTCCGCCGCCGCCCGCCATCATGGCGAGGCACGGCTGACCGCGAACCTGCTTTCCGACGAGA
The sequence above is drawn from the Rhizorhabdus dicambivorans genome and encodes:
- a CDS encoding quinone-dependent dihydroorotate dehydrogenase; amino-acid sequence: MSLYAALRPLLFTIEAERAHRATIRALRLKPRLGIPAADPRLAIEVAGLRFPNPVGLAAGFDKDAQVPDAMLGLGFGFTEVGTLTPFPQAGNPRPRLFRLVEDRAVINRMGFNNGGQAAALERLLRRNDRPGIVGVNIGANKDAADRIADYANGVRVMAGVARYLTVNISSPNTPGLRALQDRAALTELLAAVMEARGPNGPPTFLKVAPDLEPADIDDIAEIAGGYRLDGLIVSNTTISRPPLRSRHGQEGGGLSGAPLRGLAQMRLADFRKATGGAIPLIAAGGIASAEDAYARIRAGASLVQLYSALVYEGPGLAKRINAGLVKLLDRDGFQTIGDAVGNPY
- a CDS encoding gamma-glutamyltransferase family protein, producing the protein MLHRIVTALLLLLCTTVASAQPMVSAADPRAAAAGVEMLRKGGTAADAAIAMMLALGVVEPAHSGLGGGGFLVYHDARSGRLTTYDAREAAPAAADPRWFHGADGKPLPIRQAVPGGRSVGVPGELRLMEAIHADHGRLRWKTLFVPATKLARDGWAITPRFNNFLTRMPATGFFDDWARTYLYTPEGQAKPVGTVVRNPELAAFYEMIGRRGSDAFYVGPTAQKLVATVNGAARNPSKMTTGDLASYQVKERPPVCGAYRGYRICGMGPPASGTVAVLMILRQIERFDMAGLGQDSPVAWHLFAESSRLAYADRDAWLADPDYVKVPVEGLLAADYIAGRSALISPDRTMAAIAPGTPAGAPAFGRGAHQPEHGTSSLTVVDRWGNVAQATVTIESVFGSGLAMNGLFLNNELTDFNLMPERNGLLTANRVEGGKRPRSSMSPLIVYDPAGKVRLSIGAAGGSTIIAQVAKALIGVIDWKLSAQDALSLGLLYAPGPGGIAEKGTAVEAMLPALAALGETLNVAPLGLKANALEWRDGVWAGAADPRSEGVSMGLDGVAVKPAGAVLQKDRPSE